One genomic window of Grus americana isolate bGruAme1 chromosome 29, bGruAme1.mat, whole genome shotgun sequence includes the following:
- the NHLH1 gene encoding helix-loop-helix protein 1 yields the protein MMLNSDQTEIDLPPTHSESESVFSDCGGSRAGSTEDASGVGLCAQSRITEPGEAVKKDLQHLSREERRRRRRATAKYRTAHATRERIRVEAFNMAFAELRKLLPTLPPDKKLSKIEILRLAICYISYLNHVLDV from the coding sequence ATGATGCTCAATTCGGACCAGACAGAGATCGACCTGCCCCCAACACACTCCGAGTCCGAGTCCGTCTTCAGCGACTGCGGCGGCAGCCGCGCGGGCAGCACGGAGGACGCCAGCGGTGTCGGTTTGTGCGCTCAGTCCCGGATAACCGAGCCGGGCGAGGCTGTGAAGAAAGACCTGCAGCACCTGAGTCGGGAGGAGCGTCGGCGCCGGCGGCGTGCCACGGCCAAATACCGGACAGCCCACGCCACGCGGGAGCGCATCCGCGTCGAAGCCTTCAACATGGCCTTTGCCGAGCTGCGGAagctgctgcccaccctgccaccGGACAAGAAGCTCTCCAAGATTGAGATCCTCCGCCTGGCCATCTGCTATATCTCCTACCTGAACCACGTGCTGGACGTCTGA